GTTATTGAACAAGTTTTCCACTGAAGTGCTTTGGTGTGTTCCTTTTGGAAACTCATCCCAAAGTTTGCAAATGCCATGGAAATAAGGACTTCAATAATTAATCGCTGGGGGACATCAGAGTACCTTTGGCATGCTTTGGAACTGCTAACAGCACCTTGGGACCTTCACCTCACACACATGAAACTTCACTCAACGTAACACAATCAGAAGAAATATAATGAGGTTAAAGGCAAGCACATCTAACACCAAGGAAAACCACGTAACAAAAGTCAACTCACCAAACGTTGCAAGGCCACATACTCTTGTGACGTATTTCTTTTTTGCTCTGGGAATTTTAGCTATTGTAACTTTCTGTGGTAcagtcttctttttctgttttatctgACCTCTTCCACCTTTAAAACAAAGTGCAAGGTTACATCATTAGTTAAATGTCACACTTGTTCAAAGAAAAAAGCACATAAAGTCAGATTTCATGCCTACGAACAAAGAAACTTATCTTCCCATCAGTGTTggtaaacaaaaacattttgcacACTGTCTCGCAttcagttttttaaaattattatttaagaaaGGTCCCACGTCAAAGCTCAATATTATAAGAAAAATATATGCATATGAAATGTGCATTCAGGTACAGCTTGCACAACAGAACCCTGCTCCAATTACCAAAAAAGGAGTTTTCCCCACTCTTCACTAATCACTGTTTGCGGTCTACATTTAACCCCGTCTTTCAGGAATTGTTTTTTGGTTGTAATCCTAGGAACAAACTGTTACTTTAACATTTTTCCATGAATTAAACATCCTTGGGGTTTGTGTCCAAGGCAAAGCAACTGACTCACGTCCACCCACTGAGGCCAGGAGGACACGTCTGCTCAGGCTGCTGCGTTAAAGAGTAGATTAAGTTCTAGGTACCCGTGTGCGACCCTGGGATGAGCCATATATCAATATATGAGCTCGCAGAGACCACCACGGCTCTGCAGCAGAAGGCAGCTACAGTAGTTCACTGCCAAACTTCCACGTGATTAACGTTTTCTTTCTTACTGTCTGCTTCTAGGTCAACCTGGGGGAATATTTCACATATCAGGCCATTATTAGTCTGAGCGAAGCatgcaaaaaatatatattccgCTCATTAGGATTCCTCGTGTCAGATTAAGATCTCACCTAACTTTGTACACAGTCATTAAGTTACGCCAGGGTAACCAAAGTTTCATGTTCTCAAGCCTTCTCAGCACGAAAAGCTAAAGAACTTTTGACACGCAAACCAACCCCTTGTGACACCTTCTTTTTCTAACGTGCAGCACTTTCAATTCTACATTAATATTAATTGGTATTCGGTAATTTAAGATGGTAAATTTCTGTCTTAAAAATTGTTCAGTAAATTTATTCAGTGTCTTAGcaagtttttgcttgtttttcctcacCCTCTCTCTTACAGCCAATTTTATACCATTGTAATTAACACCATACCGTACGTTTTCATGAAACTTTAGATTCTAGAAGAAAATCCCTAAATATTTCAAGCACTATTATTTTAGAAGCAGAAATCAGACTGAAAGCTAACCATACCACCTCACATCATAAATTAACGTTGAAAGAAAACGTCCTGGAGTCTCTGGGAACAGCATCCAAGCTACAGAACACAAATCACTGCTGTCACTACAAACAGCCAACTGACAAGGTAAACACAACTGGTTACcaagacacaaaaataaaacatccGCAATGATATGTGGCTTAAAATATGAATCTTACTGGGCTATTAACCATAATTTCTGAAGCACTACAGACACAAATGACACTCCACAAGCAAATTCATATTAACAACCCCAGCATTCTGATTAATGATGGAAAGTATGTTAATGAATTAAACAGAAAGAACTCCAATGATAGAAGATAACATGTGTTTGAATTGTTACATATATTTAATATCTTCCAAAGTTGgtgtttaaaactgtttttcattAGTATTGCTGGGAAGAGACACAGCTGTTAATAGACATGTAGGTGTTAGTTTTAAAAGCATAAGACCAAATCCTGTTAAGTGTggcaggaaaaaaggcaaaagcagcaTCAGGAGGCGTTAATAAAGGAAAGCTGTCTTTGTTCTACTCTGCAAGTAACCTGCAAACTGCTGCTCAACAGAGCAGAAACAAGGACTCCGGGAGGTATGCCAGCTGATTTAGACTGAGAATTACTCCCCAAATAAGTGCACTAGCAATGACGGAACAAGGAGACGCACGATCCAGGGCATCTTTCACTCGCTACTGCTGCCACCCATTTCTTCCAGCAGCATGTATCACCACAACAACTCTGCTACCCCTGCAAGAAAGATATTTGGGATCTTTTGTGCAGGGTCAAAGTGTAGCTAACAACCAAAATGCGAGGAATCTGTGCCACAGTCCACAGCAGCAGGTGAGAAAGGGATGCCCCAAACTGCTCAGAAATCAGTACCACAGTCAACTATTTAGACCTTGCCTCTCTTTtgcttcttcttctcttcttcttctcctcctcccacaGTTCCTTGGCCTTCTCCAGTCCCAGTTTCCTGTTTAGGTGAGTTTTCTTAAATACATCAGAAAAGAAtagggagaaaaaagaacaaaatcagtGGTCAGACAACTGCACCCTTCCAAGAACAGAAAGTAAGGAACTACTACTACTAAGTGATATTTTTCAAAATCCATAAACTCTTTGCTTAATGCAGCAGCCCCTTGACAGACGTGTTACATCTTCATTATAGTACTTGCCCAAATTAGACTCCAGAAAAACTCGAAAGATACAGTTACAATTTCAATACAGTCCACAGAGAGACAGAAATTCATGGTAGTGTTAATACTGAAATGCCAAATGCAAATCAACACATTCCTTATTAAGGACCTTTCCTCCAGCCATCCAGAGCAGCCTGGACAGACAGAAAATCCAATAAACCTTTTTGGGAAACAAGTCCATGGATGACTGGTGGCAGCTGGAACATTAAGAAAGCTTGAACATTATTACTGAAACTACACATTGTTTTCTGACATTGTCCAACATATTTTCACAGCATCCAAAACCCTGGTAGACTCCTAAGAAAATTATTAACTTTCACACTAGATACAGTAGGAAAAGGGAAGAGATGAGAAATGGACAAGTTCAACCATTTCTGAATATGTATAAGGGCACatatcagaaaacagaaaagattcTTACCTACTGTAAGCTTTGCAAACTCATCTGGAAAATTCTTTTCTAACCATTGTCTGCATTTAGTCACATCAGGCATGTATTCGCAGTACTAAAGAAAAGGCAGATGAATGTTGTTAGTAGAGTAACTACAAAACACATCACAAAGACACCTAGACAAATTTGCAATTCAGCTCAGTCATTTCTCCTTAAGACAACTGAACACCAATACTACACTAGTGCATATGAAACTTCCCGTCATCCTGAAGATGACAGTGGCTGAAGCACAGAACTGCCACAATTAAGAAAAGCCAGAAAAGGTAAGAAAGAATGATCACAGTAAGGAATCATaggacagaaagaagaaactCAGACAATAATAAAAAGAGGATGAACTCACCTCTGTTGGCAATGAACAGACTggagaaagagaggggggaaaaaaaaaaagaacatattaTGAAAATAAGTTACCCACTTACAGCCTTAGCATTAAATTCAAAGTGGTATTTAAAGTTAGGGATGACTTCTTATATCATAATTTCTGGTTATAACCACACATTGACTCAAAAAGATTACTTTATTGATCCCACTGCACATATTAATTTTCCTCTCAGAGCTCCCATGCTCTGCGTTAGGATAAAACTATCACAGTAGGAGCAGCCAGTCcgtgaaggaagggaaggagatcCCTACAGCTCtgggaaaagttaaaaaaaacccttcagttcTACCAGAGACAAAAGACGCACCAAATAAATTTTCACGTTATTTggtcagcttttctttttccaagagCTGCcaatgtccagaagagggactCAGCTCcagaacaaacccaaaccaatcgTGCAGACCTTCCTGCACAACAGGGATTCTTTCCTAATCCCCTGCAGTTGTATTCAAGCCCAAAGAAAACAACATACCTATCTAAAAACATACCTGTCAAGATTATTTACCGACCTTTAGATTTAATCCACGTAACTACAAATGTAATAATTCTAAACACGGTGCAACAATTACTTTTATTAAttctaacttcatttttttcttttcatatgaaTGCTCAGAGGCCTTGTCTGTGCTAAAGTCTTTACTGGCTCACTGCTCAGCAGTTCACAATCTGAGCACTACTCCCATCAAAGTAACTTTTACACACAGAAAGCTGTTAGTACCTCTTTCTCTCAGAGGGAAGACCCCTACATTTCAACAAAAATGCTTTACATAAAAACATACAACACCAGCTGCTTCAGAAAGGCGATCAGAAGGGTCAAGCTGACCGTGGTCTAGATTCTCAATAAAAGCCGACCAAAGGAAAATCTCCAATTCTCCCATCCTGCTGGGCTGCCCTCGCAAACAGCGCAGCGTATAAATCGTGGACAACTGCCCCTTCAGCACTTGCCTCCGCAGTAGAGAACCCGAAGAGGATAGTCAGCATCTGACCTGGCACCGCTCCTCACGTCTCCTCTGCAGTCAGGGACCACAGGCTCAGCAACATCTGTGGCCATGTCACAAGCCTGCAGGTCACAGAATGAAAGAATCAGGGCCTAAGTTCTGAGTTGAAATTATTCATCTCTTTCTCAACCCAATAAGAATCTCAAAGAAAATAGGTACAATTGTAAGAAGCCCAGGAGAGATCAGAGAAGGAAAATCCAGGACTCaataaacactgaaaaaatatcGTGAAAGTGACTGCAAAAAGTTACAAAGCAGCATGGAGTTCTAGTACATAAGTGGAAAACCCAAAGTGTCACAAAATGCAGTGTAAAATGAAGAAAGATCTGCGAGAATACCACATGGAGTTACAGAACATACCAGGTTACGCAAAACGTGAAATATGTTAAATAAATGGTATATGAATAGAAGGTGCACTAGGGGAGTACAGGGAGGCACTGCCAGTGTAGCAGCAAAGAAAAGAGGTCATTTAAATCAGCATCTAAAGAGTTACAATCTGATCCTGGGACACTggcaagaaaaaccccaaacaccacaaaacaagcaaaccaaacccaaccccctAACACTAAATCATGGTTTACACGCACACGTTTCCAGGTAAGGGGCTGAGAAAACAGGAGTCACCAGGGAAAGGGCTTTGCAATGCACAAGTTCCCCAGGATGGGGGGAGCAGGGGGGTGTGGAACTCGGGGCGCTGCTGGCAATGAAAGGTGGGGGGCTCGGGACGGGGAGGCCGCAGGGAAAGGGGGCAGAGGGTCCCGCGAGGGGAAGGGCGCTGGAGGAGCCGCGGAGATGGGAACGGGGGAGGGAGGTGTTGGGAGCCAGGGGAAGAACCGAGGGTGGGTCGGGGGAAGGTGCTTGGGCACCGGACGGGATGGGGAGCACAGACACGGGGGGCTGAGCTGAGGAAAAGGAGAGCGCCCGGTACCTGAGGAGGGGATGATGAGGTACGAGGCGGGGATCACTGCGAGAGGAGGCAGAGCCGCAGTACCGGGGAAGAGGGAGGGTGCTGGAGCTGGGCAAGGCCGCCCGCCGCTGggccggggaggcggcggggagcAGCTCCCGCAGACAGGGCCGGGCGGCAGCAGAGCGGGGTTACCGGGGAGGCCCCTCAGGCCGCGGCGGCTCCTCCCGCTCCCTCCTCCGGCGGCTCCGCACACCGCGGCACGTGTGCCCGAACTCTCGCGAGAGCCCCGCGCGGCGTGACAGGGAGGGGCGTGGCAGGCCGCGCACTATAGGCTACCCGCGGCACGTGACCAGGGGAGCTACGGGGCGGCGGAGCGGCCAGTTGCCTCCGCTCGGCCGTTGCGCGGCCGCCCGCCGCCATGCCCCGGTACGCGCAGCTGGTGATGGGCCCGGCGGGCAGCGGGAAGGTGAGGtgaggcggggcgggcggggaacgggcggcggcggcggcggcggcggtgcgGGCAGCTGCTGACGGCTTGTTGGTGCCTTGCAGAGCACGTACTGCGCCACCATGGTGCAGCACTGCGAGGCGCTGGGCCGCGCCGTGCAGGTGGTGAACCTGGACCCGGCGGCCGAGCTGTTCAGCTACCCCGTCATGGCAGGTGAGCGGCGAACCGGGACCCCGCGGCAGCCCCGGCGGCCACCGAGCTCAGCCCACCCGCCGTGTGTGTCGTTCCAGACATCCGGGAGCTGATCGAGGTGGATGACGTCATGGAAGACGAATCCCTGAGGTTCGGGCCCAACGGCGGGTTGGTGTTTTGCATGGAATATTTTGCCAATAACTTTAACTGGCTGGAGGAAAGCCTGGGGCACGTGGAGGATGACTATATATTGTTTGATTGCCCAGGTAAACAAACCTCAATGTTTTTGTATCATTCTTCACGTGCAGTACAAACTTGCAGTAATTTTTTGTTGCTCATAGCCATGTGTGCTGTTTTTTGCATCACTAACAGTTGCCAGGGTTAATTTCAGATGTTTAAGAAGCGAATGTGGTCCCAGGATAACCTGGGTGACAGCACTGGATCCCAATTGCATCATATTGTAGGAAACAATCATCTTGCCAATacaataggcccaggcaggatctctcagcaaagcatattttattaacgattttgcaagaccgagTGTTGTATCTAAAGGTAGGCTCACAGAATAGGGCAGAAAGGCCCTGCTTGTATCCCACTCCAAATCCTGGATACAAATTCCCTCCTCTGTTTCCCACTGgttgggtactgcagggtttacagactgccCAACGCTTGCCTCAttcacctgtctcattcatctaattctagcagccccctccccttattgatttatttaaaatacagattcttggctctttggttacccttcccttTAGCTTAACTTTTTCAATACAGTAATCAGTgtgcattccgggattagttcgAAGAGACTTcattttacattaaagattcatagtgtgatgtctcttggtccttcccccctgctggggtcaggcaccaggtcGCCAGTTTTGTAAACCAACATTCTTCCTTCAGTGGCTCCTTACAATACTCTGCAGGAATGCTGTGGCAACTGCAAACTAACACTAATTGGAGATCAACGGAGGAAAAagcccttttatttcttttccagagTAAGTTCATCCAAATGCAGTCAGAGTTGTCGGAGAagaaagatgctttcttcatcagCTTTTATCCATATTAAGTGCAATGCCTCTGTTTATATAACTGATAACCATGAACTGTTCCCCTTAGTGTCACATTTTGCACTCTAATATCCTGCATCTGCCCCAGGTCAGATCGAACTCTACACACATCTGCCTGTGATGAAGCAGCTGGTGGAGCAGCTTCAGCAGTGGGAATTCCGTGTCTGCGGCGTTTTTCTTGTGGATTCTCAGTTTATGGTGGAATCTTTTAAGGTACCCATTTGAAATCTGTTGTAAAAGTTCATGCTGATAAAGGGCAAGAAATCTGAGAGTGATGTAGGGGGCTGGGTTTGTTTAGCTGGGGAGATCCGATTGCTGCCTTCAGCTGCCTCAGACACGGGTTGCAGCAAAGAAAATTCCAGTTGGGTGTGAAGAAAAGCTGCACAGTGAGAGCGGTCAGACTGGAATGGGGCACAGAGATCACGTAGTGGACATCTGTGGAATTATTCAAAACTTGACTGGGCAAAACCCCTGGTCTGAGCAGTTGTATGAACCCAATAACCTCTAAAAGTCCCTTCTGAcctaaattctgtgattctgcaagagGCTTCTCAGATCTGGAAAGGCCCGGCCACCTTCCCTGTCTAGCTGTCAGAATCTTGAGGTGGGCTTTAAGTTTCGTAATGGGCTTTTTGGTGTCAGATCCAGATTTGAGGCTCTGGAAATAAGAGGGCGCATGGGAAGCTCCACACCTCCCTTTTCCAACAGCAGTAATGGCTCCCCACTCAGCCTTGTGTCCACGTTTTGTATATTTGCTAGATTGGGTCTGTGGTAGAGTGTGCTCCATGTTTGTATTGGGATTTCTGTACTtaactatgtttttttttttatattcctgAAGTTTATCTCTGGAATTCTGGCAGCTCTCAGTGCAATGATATCTTTAGAGATTCCGCAGATTAACATCATGACTAAAATGGATTTGCTGAGCAAGAAAGCCAAGAAGGAAATAGAAAAGTAAGctcaaaaaaaatcacttactCTGTAGTGTAATACCTTGAGGTAAACTTCAGTCAAAATTCAacctgctctttcccactattaaAATATACTGGGTTTGAATGGGGGAACATGGATTTGTTCTATATCAAGCATAGTCCTTAAATGTCTGGATAGGATGCTTACAATTTAGTCAGAATCAAAAGGCTAACTCCGTGTTTGTACTTATTCCTGcatttttctgtaaataattAACATTATGCTAATTACCATTCTGCTGGATGGTTTTGGTAGCTGTATAAAACCACTGTGACTCATTTGCTCTGTGGCCAAGGATTCTTTTGATATTAATGATAACTTTGTTTCTCCCAGGTACTTAGATCCAGATATGTATTCTATGATTGAAGATTCTACAAATATattgaaaagcaaaatgtttaaGAAACTGACTAAATCCATATGTGGATTGGTAGGTATATTGCTTTTTAACTGGTGCCCTTAAATTCAGTCCTGTATTTATAAACGATCCTGTATGGTTCCTGACTTCATTGTTGTTAGAGATACTGTATGTACTATAATAATTCTCCCACACCCAATTTTGGAAAATATTGTCGTTGAGAACTAACTTACTGCATTTTCTTACTAATATCTTTTGAATCCTTTCTCCAGATTGATGACTATGGTATGGTTCGATTTCTACCTTTTGATCGCTCTGATGaggaaagtataaatatagtTCTGCAGCACA
This DNA window, taken from Patagioenas fasciata isolate bPatFas1 chromosome 17, bPatFas1.hap1, whole genome shotgun sequence, encodes the following:
- the DENR gene encoding density-regulated protein, translating into MATDVAEPVVPDCRGDVRSGARSDADYPLRVLYCGVCSLPTEYCEYMPDVTKCRQWLEKNFPDEFAKLTVENSPKQETGTGEGQGTVGGGEEEEKKKQKRGGRGQIKQKKKTVPQKVTIAKIPRAKKKYVTRVCGLATFEIDLKEAQRFFAQKFSCGASVTGEDEIIIQGDFTDDIIDVIQEKWPEVDDDSIEDLGEVKK
- the GPN3 gene encoding GPN-loop GTPase 3 isoform X1; translated protein: MPRYAQLVMGPAGSGKSTYCATMVQHCEALGRAVQVVNLDPAAELFSYPVMADIRELIEVDDVMEDESLRFGPNGGLVFCMEYFANNFNWLEESLGHVEDDYILFDCPGQIELYTHLPVMKQLVEQLQQWEFRVCGVFLVDSQFMVESFKFISGILAALSAMISLEIPQINIMTKMDLLSKKAKKEIEKYLDPDMYSMIEDSTNILKSKMFKKLTKSICGLIDDYGMVRFLPFDRSDEESINIVLQHIDFTIQYGEDLEFKEPKECEEDKSALVDEYFQDHVDE
- the GPN3 gene encoding GPN-loop GTPase 3 isoform X2, whose product is MVQHCEALGRAVQVVNLDPAAELFSYPVMADIRELIEVDDVMEDESLRFGPNGGLVFCMEYFANNFNWLEESLGHVEDDYILFDCPGQIELYTHLPVMKQLVEQLQQWEFRVCGVFLVDSQFMVESFKFISGILAALSAMISLEIPQINIMTKMDLLSKKAKKEIEKYLDPDMYSMIEDSTNILKSKMFKKLTKSICGLIDDYGMVRFLPFDRSDEESINIVLQHIDFTIQYGEDLEFKEPKECEEDKSALVDEYFQDHVDE